From the genome of Pseudalkalibacillus berkeleyi, one region includes:
- a CDS encoding SurA N-terminal domain-containing protein, producing MRKIMYGLLVAVFAIALTACGGDEESKDKAQEADKQKAGDKTEQAEKMKEMKKKLEEQQVKEDKVVALVNDSKIKGTEYNRFLERYQMQFQQMGQDPTSKESAKKMKDQIIKSLIDYEIVIQEADKKGYEASSEEVDKQFGDFKSQFKDDKKYQEALKQYDLTEEELKKEIAESIKYTTYVEKEIQVEEVTDQQAKDYYAKIKDSQGDKAPKFEEVKDQIKTQLQNQQKQEKVAEKVKKLKKDADIKVKI from the coding sequence TTGAGAAAAATTATGTATGGACTGCTCGTAGCGGTATTTGCAATTGCATTAACTGCATGTGGTGGTGACGAGGAAAGTAAAGATAAAGCGCAAGAAGCTGACAAGCAAAAAGCGGGAGACAAAACAGAGCAAGCTGAAAAAATGAAAGAAATGAAGAAAAAGCTTGAAGAACAACAAGTAAAAGAAGATAAAGTTGTCGCTCTTGTCAATGACTCTAAAATTAAGGGAACAGAATATAACCGTTTCTTAGAAAGATATCAAATGCAATTTCAACAGATGGGACAAGATCCTACATCAAAAGAGTCAGCTAAGAAAATGAAAGATCAAATTATCAAAAGCTTAATTGATTACGAAATTGTCATTCAAGAAGCTGATAAAAAAGGATATGAAGCTTCAAGTGAAGAAGTCGACAAACAGTTCGGTGATTTCAAAAGCCAATTTAAAGATGACAAAAAATATCAAGAAGCGCTTAAGCAATACGATTTAACGGAAGAAGAACTGAAGAAAGAAATTGCTGAGAGTATTAAATATACAACCTACGTCGAGAAAGAGATCCAAGTAGAAGAAGTAACCGATCAACAAGCTAAAGACTACTATGCAAAAATTAAGGATTCACAAGGCGATAAAGCGCCTAAGTTTGAAGAAGTGAAGGATCAAATTAAAACTCAGCTACAAAATCAACAAAAACAAGAAAAAGTCGCTGAGAAAGTGAAGAAACTGAAAAAAGATGCTGACATTAAAGTGAAAATATAA
- a CDS encoding FecCD family ABC transporter permease, with protein MSQYRPFRTKWMSYLIDKKAVLYVFFLSIATLLLLIVSVSIGEMKIHPIEVVKTLIGMGNEMNELVIKSFRLPRIVLALLAGMALAVSGAILQGIIRNPLASPDIIGITGGASLAVVTFLTIFSGERSSALTVSIHWLPVAAFIGALTLGVLVYVLSWRNGVTPVRLVLIGIGLAAAMQALTNMMILFGPLYLATQAQIWITGSVNGANWNQVSTLAPWIIILMVFVWIYARRLNTQELGEDLARGFGSVVQRDRMVLLLFSTALAGGAVAFVGGVGFVGLMAPHIARKLVGSSFGALIPTSALVGALLVMGADLIARTAFSPLEVPAGVFTSALGAPYFIYLLYRSRNQ; from the coding sequence ATGAGTCAATACCGACCCTTTCGAACGAAGTGGATGTCTTATTTGATTGATAAAAAGGCAGTTCTCTATGTTTTCTTCTTATCTATTGCTACATTGTTACTTTTAATTGTTAGTGTCAGCATAGGGGAAATGAAAATCCATCCAATAGAAGTCGTTAAAACATTAATCGGCATGGGTAATGAGATGAATGAACTCGTCATTAAATCGTTCAGACTACCTCGTATTGTTCTAGCCTTACTCGCTGGAATGGCGCTTGCTGTATCAGGTGCAATTCTTCAGGGGATTATACGGAATCCGCTTGCTTCACCGGATATAATCGGAATTACCGGCGGCGCATCACTTGCAGTTGTCACGTTTTTGACTATTTTCAGCGGGGAGCGGAGTAGTGCATTGACCGTCAGTATTCACTGGTTACCTGTTGCCGCGTTTATAGGGGCATTAACTTTAGGTGTACTCGTTTACGTCCTGTCCTGGCGTAATGGTGTTACCCCCGTCCGGCTCGTATTAATCGGAATTGGGCTTGCAGCGGCTATGCAGGCACTTACGAATATGATGATTTTATTTGGTCCGTTGTACCTTGCTACACAAGCGCAAATTTGGATTACGGGTAGTGTGAACGGTGCAAACTGGAATCAAGTTTCAACACTCGCACCATGGATCATCATTCTAATGGTATTTGTCTGGATTTACGCGCGTAGGTTGAACACGCAAGAACTTGGTGAAGATTTAGCGCGAGGATTTGGTAGTGTTGTTCAGAGAGATAGGATGGTGTTGTTATTATTCAGCACTGCACTTGCGGGAGGCGCTGTTGCATTCGTCGGGGGCGTAGGATTTGTCGGGCTGATGGCACCCCACATTGCTAGGAAACTAGTAGGTTCATCCTTTGGTGCATTAATACCGACTTCTGCATTAGTTGGTGCATTATTAGTGATGGGAGCCGACCTCATTGCTCGGACTGCATTCTCACCGTTAGAAGTACCTGCAGGTGTATTTACCTCTGCATTGGGTGCACCGTACTTCATTTATTTGCTATATCGATCCAGAAATCAATAA
- a CDS encoding FecCD family ABC transporter permease, whose product MKKELLHTNSQKVIGMILGIILVIVFIGCSFVYGYTKVNWGMVIDSFRQFDGSNAHIIIQESRVPRAFIGAAVGASLAVAGALMQGITRNPLASPSIFGINAGAGFFIVVAVTFFSVSSIHQFAWIAFFGAMVTALIVYFLGTLGRDGLTPVKLTLAGAAMAAMFASLTQGMLSLNEKALDEVLFWLTGSVEGRKLEILTTMLPYLVVGWIGALFLTRQMNILAMGEDVAVGLGQKTAIVKISAAIVIVLLAGSAVAIAGPVGFIGIVIPHIARGLVGIDYRWVIPYSALLGAMLLLIADIGARYVIMPKEVPVGVMTALIGTPFFIYIARRGLNKL is encoded by the coding sequence ATGAAAAAGGAACTCTTACATACAAATAGTCAAAAGGTGATTGGGATGATTCTCGGCATCATTTTAGTCATCGTCTTTATAGGTTGTAGTTTTGTATACGGTTATACGAAAGTGAATTGGGGAATGGTGATTGATTCTTTCCGACAATTTGATGGTTCGAATGCACATATCATCATTCAAGAAAGTCGTGTGCCGCGAGCGTTCATCGGGGCTGCAGTCGGTGCAAGTCTTGCTGTAGCAGGCGCACTGATGCAAGGGATTACACGGAATCCTTTAGCCTCACCGAGTATATTTGGGATTAATGCTGGAGCTGGATTTTTTATTGTAGTTGCAGTGACGTTCTTTTCCGTATCTTCTATTCATCAATTCGCTTGGATTGCCTTTTTTGGCGCGATGGTGACTGCACTGATTGTTTATTTTCTTGGAACGCTTGGAAGAGACGGACTCACACCCGTTAAATTAACTTTAGCTGGAGCGGCTATGGCGGCAATGTTTGCTTCATTAACGCAAGGGATGCTTTCTTTAAATGAGAAAGCATTAGATGAAGTGTTGTTTTGGTTGACGGGTTCAGTTGAAGGTAGAAAGCTAGAAATCCTCACGACTATGCTGCCTTATCTGGTGGTCGGATGGATAGGTGCACTGTTCCTGACGAGGCAAATGAACATCCTTGCAATGGGAGAGGATGTTGCAGTTGGATTAGGTCAGAAAACGGCTATTGTCAAAATCAGTGCAGCAATTGTGATTGTCCTCTTAGCAGGATCAGCCGTGGCGATTGCAGGGCCTGTTGGATTCATCGGAATCGTCATTCCACATATTGCACGCGGGTTAGTGGGGATCGATTACAGGTGGGTCATCCCTTATAGCGCACTGCTAGGCGCTATGCTTTTACTTATTGCAGACATCGGCGCAAGATATGTGATTATGCCAAAGGAAGTTCCGGTTGGTGTCATGACTGCACTGATCGGCACACCGTTCTTTATTTATATTGCAAGAAGGGGGTTGAATAAATTATGA
- a CDS encoding ABC transporter substrate-binding protein, which produces MHKRKRYSIFSLILALVVVLAACGGSDTKEGSEDQKDGDNKNSSAYKVKHAMGTTEVPETPKKVVILTNEGTEALLSMGVKPTGAVKSWLGDPWYKHIKSDMEGVKVVGTESDINLEAIAALEPDLIIGNKLRQEKFYDQLDAIAPTVFSETLKGDWKENYKLYAKALNKEEEGNQVLADFDQRIEDIKGKLGDKVNQEVSVVRFLPGKSRIYLKDSFSGTILEQIGFKRPEPQDKPDFADEVTKEQIPNMDGDILFYFTYETGEGEASKTEKEWTNDSLWKNLDVVKEGNAHKVSDAVWNTAGGVLAANEMLDDIEKKFDLK; this is translated from the coding sequence ATGCATAAACGAAAGCGTTACAGTATATTCTCACTTATCCTTGCTCTAGTTGTCGTACTAGCTGCATGTGGTGGGTCTGATACGAAAGAAGGATCCGAAGACCAAAAAGATGGAGATAATAAGAATTCTTCCGCTTATAAAGTTAAGCACGCAATGGGAACAACTGAAGTACCCGAAACACCAAAGAAAGTTGTCATTCTAACAAATGAAGGAACTGAAGCTCTTCTTTCTATGGGGGTAAAACCGACAGGTGCAGTAAAGTCTTGGTTAGGTGATCCTTGGTATAAACACATTAAATCCGACATGGAAGGCGTTAAAGTTGTCGGAACTGAAAGTGATATTAACCTTGAGGCAATTGCAGCTCTTGAACCAGACCTGATCATCGGTAATAAGCTCCGTCAGGAAAAGTTCTACGATCAATTGGATGCTATTGCACCAACTGTTTTCTCTGAAACATTAAAAGGTGACTGGAAAGAAAACTACAAGCTTTACGCTAAAGCATTAAATAAAGAAGAAGAAGGAAATCAAGTCCTAGCTGACTTCGATCAACGTATAGAAGATATCAAAGGAAAACTTGGAGACAAAGTAAACCAAGAAGTTTCTGTGGTTCGTTTCTTACCAGGTAAGTCACGTATCTATCTTAAGGACTCTTTCTCTGGAACAATTTTAGAGCAGATTGGATTCAAGCGTCCTGAACCTCAAGACAAACCTGATTTTGCTGATGAGGTAACGAAAGAACAGATTCCAAATATGGATGGGGACATCCTCTTCTACTTCACATATGAAACGGGTGAAGGTGAAGCATCGAAAACGGAAAAAGAGTGGACAAACGATTCACTATGGAAGAACCTTGATGTTGTAAAAGAAGGAAATGCTCACAAAGTAAGTGACGCAGTCTGGAACACTGCTGGAGGCGTACTTGCAGCAAACGAAATGCTCGATGACATCGAAAAGAAATTTGACCTTAAATAA
- a CDS encoding ABC transporter ATP-binding protein codes for MIELRDVSYGYKSDLVLDKINFEEEDPIITCLWGRNGAGKTTLMKLLAGLNQPQSGDISVMGMAPYNNQEARRNICFIQENQPFNPDWKVRDTIEIAKGFHPNWRKETEEQLLKLFKLPLNKKIKALSKGMKTSLQLVIGLASHAQVTILDEPTNGLDAVVRKQLFKVMLESYENHPRHILLSTHHINEIQPLCESIAVIHNHKILFHQSIDDLRSRGILLTGDQKVINELTENMNILEKENLGHMCRVMIDDLYTEEWKRTSNKYNVTIEKADLQDYLINITNDTEEVLA; via the coding sequence ATGATTGAGTTAAGAGATGTCAGTTACGGTTATAAATCAGATCTTGTTTTGGATAAGATTAATTTCGAGGAAGAAGACCCTATCATTACGTGCCTATGGGGGAGAAATGGGGCAGGTAAGACAACATTGATGAAGCTGTTAGCTGGGCTTAATCAACCTCAAAGCGGCGACATATCTGTTATGGGAATGGCACCTTATAACAATCAAGAAGCGAGAAGAAACATATGCTTTATTCAGGAGAATCAGCCCTTTAATCCAGATTGGAAAGTACGTGACACAATCGAGATTGCGAAAGGGTTCCATCCTAATTGGAGAAAGGAAACGGAAGAGCAATTACTTAAGTTGTTCAAGCTTCCATTGAATAAGAAGATAAAAGCATTATCTAAAGGAATGAAAACGTCACTTCAGCTTGTAATTGGTTTAGCCAGTCATGCACAGGTTACGATTCTTGATGAACCAACAAATGGTCTTGATGCCGTTGTCCGCAAGCAGCTATTTAAAGTCATGCTAGAAAGCTATGAAAATCATCCGAGACATATCCTACTATCCACTCACCACATCAATGAAATTCAACCGTTATGTGAATCAATTGCTGTTATTCATAATCACAAAATACTTTTTCATCAATCCATAGATGATTTACGCTCGCGAGGCATATTATTAACCGGAGATCAAAAGGTCATTAACGAACTTACTGAAAATATGAACATCCTCGAAAAGGAGAATCTAGGGCATATGTGCCGTGTCATGATTGACGATTTGTACACTGAAGAGTGGAAGAGAACTTCAAATAAATACAATGTAACGATTGAGAAGGCGGATCTACAAGACTATTTAATTAACATAACAAACGATACAGAGGAGGTGCTTGCATGA
- a CDS encoding GntR family transcriptional regulator: MKPTLDESQPIFHQIAVMIMDDIVEGRLKEGEQVPSTNDLSRFYNINPATARKGLQSLVDSNIIYKQRGVGMFVNKGAMQQLLDKRKEDFFSEYVEPLLQEANRIHLSKSAIIEMITSEKGENK; this comes from the coding sequence TTGAAGCCGACATTGGACGAATCCCAACCGATTTTTCACCAAATTGCCGTGATGATTATGGATGACATTGTGGAAGGACGTTTAAAGGAAGGAGAACAAGTACCTTCTACGAACGATTTATCCCGCTTCTACAACATTAACCCAGCTACAGCACGAAAAGGTCTGCAATCACTTGTTGATTCAAACATCATTTATAAGCAAAGAGGAGTAGGAATGTTCGTGAATAAAGGGGCAATGCAACAATTATTAGATAAACGGAAAGAAGATTTCTTTTCCGAATATGTTGAGCCTTTGCTGCAAGAAGCCAATCGTATTCATTTAAGCAAATCAGCAATCATTGAGATGATTACATCTGAAAAGGGGGAGAACAAATGA
- a CDS encoding GyrI-like domain-containing protein, translating to MKDIVKINIKPKILSKSEVKIVGMSCTTNMEEKDVIIPNMVKEFYDQHIHKVKNRVNAPRSYGIYIDPPDWKPDQDEFTWIAGVEVSDFDNIPEGMIQHIIPARQYATLSVNPKKDDFNPYPYLYRWIKDSAYKQIDHFGFEQYDAFEGVESPFELHFPIEE from the coding sequence TTGAAGGACATAGTAAAAATTAATATTAAACCAAAAATCTTAAGTAAAAGTGAGGTCAAAATTGTAGGGATGTCATGTACAACGAATATGGAAGAGAAAGACGTGATCATTCCTAATATGGTGAAAGAGTTCTATGACCAGCATATCCATAAAGTGAAGAATCGGGTGAATGCGCCACGCTCATATGGCATTTATATTGATCCACCGGATTGGAAGCCTGATCAAGATGAATTCACTTGGATCGCTGGTGTTGAAGTTAGTGATTTCGACAATATTCCCGAGGGAATGATTCAACACATCATCCCAGCTCGTCAATATGCTACACTCTCAGTTAATCCAAAAAAGGATGATTTCAACCCATATCCATATCTCTATAGATGGATTAAAGATTCAGCATATAAGCAAATTGACCACTTTGGATTCGAACAATACGATGCGTTTGAGGGAGTGGAATCACCATTCGAACTCCATTTCCCAATTGAAGAGTAA
- a CDS encoding sodium/proline symporter: MTAHPLTIIILVIYLLILLLIGFLSSKKSSGGLTDFFLAGRGLGKWTVALSAVSSGRSGWLVLGVTGMAYASGLLAVWALAGFVTVEVFMFFFVARRFRKYSESTDSITVPDILESRYQDHSNILRVTSALIITFFMVAYVGSQVVAGGTAFSSTLGLSNTGGMWFTAIILLVYTVLGGFHAVSKTDVLQAGFMFLSLVILPIVAIIGLGGFGPIIEALHNQGPSYYGIFSFGFGVAMNLIGIGFGSPGNPHILVRYMSLRNIKEMRQAALIGSIWNVVMGWGAIMIGLAGRAYFPDVSSLPDGNQEAVFTTLGSELLNPFFMGILLVAILAAIMSSADSQLLVGSSSLVRDVYDRLLGKGKTLDGKRLVLYSRISIGILMLLSVWLAFSAKEFVFWMVLFAWGGLGACFGPALLLSFYWKGTTKHGVFWGMIVGLITVILVKQQPEWTYTFLPDVKNLFSTILFGITYEAVPGFLMSLLVTVVVSMFTAKPKNAEQTIDDLAS, from the coding sequence ATGACTGCTCATCCTTTAACCATCATCATACTCGTCATCTATTTGTTGATATTGTTGTTGATCGGATTCTTAAGTTCTAAAAAGAGTTCAGGGGGATTAACAGATTTTTTCCTCGCTGGAAGAGGTCTTGGAAAATGGACAGTTGCGCTGAGTGCCGTTAGTTCAGGCAGGAGCGGCTGGCTTGTCCTAGGTGTAACAGGAATGGCGTATGCTAGTGGTTTGCTTGCAGTTTGGGCGCTTGCCGGCTTTGTGACGGTTGAAGTGTTTATGTTCTTCTTCGTAGCAAGACGTTTCCGCAAGTATAGTGAAAGTACGGATAGTATAACTGTACCTGATATTCTAGAAAGTCGCTATCAAGACCATTCAAACATTTTACGCGTAACAAGTGCTTTAATTATCACTTTCTTCATGGTGGCATATGTAGGGAGTCAGGTCGTCGCTGGAGGTACTGCATTTTCATCAACCCTTGGGTTATCCAACACTGGGGGCATGTGGTTTACAGCGATTATTCTACTCGTATATACCGTATTGGGTGGCTTCCATGCCGTTAGTAAAACAGATGTGCTCCAGGCGGGTTTCATGTTTTTATCCTTAGTAATTTTACCGATCGTAGCAATCATTGGGTTGGGCGGCTTTGGTCCAATAATTGAAGCCTTACATAATCAAGGCCCCTCTTATTACGGTATTTTCAGTTTTGGCTTCGGTGTTGCAATGAATCTCATTGGTATTGGATTTGGAAGTCCTGGAAATCCTCACATTCTTGTACGTTACATGTCACTTAGAAACATAAAAGAAATGAGACAAGCTGCGCTTATCGGTTCAATTTGGAATGTTGTAATGGGCTGGGGAGCAATCATGATTGGTTTAGCTGGTCGTGCGTATTTTCCGGATGTTTCTTCGTTGCCAGACGGGAATCAAGAAGCGGTTTTCACAACATTAGGTAGTGAGTTACTGAATCCATTTTTCATGGGCATTCTATTAGTTGCTATCCTTGCAGCGATCATGTCTAGTGCGGATAGTCAGCTGCTCGTTGGATCAAGCTCTCTTGTTAGGGATGTATACGATCGTCTTCTTGGTAAAGGGAAAACATTAGATGGGAAAAGGCTTGTATTGTATAGTCGTATTTCAATTGGCATACTCATGTTGCTTTCCGTTTGGCTTGCTTTCTCTGCTAAAGAGTTCGTATTTTGGATGGTCTTATTTGCTTGGGGTGGATTAGGAGCCTGTTTCGGTCCAGCATTGTTATTGTCTTTCTATTGGAAAGGGACGACGAAACATGGCGTATTCTGGGGAATGATTGTTGGTCTCATTACGGTTATTTTAGTTAAGCAACAACCAGAATGGACGTATACTTTTCTTCCAGATGTGAAAAATTTATTCTCCACAATCTTATTCGGTATTACCTATGAAGCGGTTCCTGGTTTCTTGATGTCTTTACTCGTCACTGTTGTCGTAAGTATGTTTACAGCTAAGCCGAAGAATGCGGAACAAACGATTGATGACTTAGCTTCCTAA